Below is a genomic region from Granulicella sp. L56.
CGTGGCGATGAAGCCATGGGCAGCGTGTGGAGCTACCTCGACGTCACGCCACTGGGACGGCAGGAAGACTGGGAGGACTCGCCGGAGGGCTATCGGCAGACGCCACGCTATAAGTGGTGGCATTGGCACGACGCCTACGGCAACGAGGATGCCGGGTTAGTCTCTGTGATCGAGCAAGGCATGGTGGCGCAGAACCTGTAATTGAGATGGGTGCTTCCCGTCTGGTGGGAGATTCGCCAGATGGGGAGCTATTTTTCGGCCAGATAAATGGCGGTGTAGTCGAGATAGTTCTGCGCGTACTTCAGGATCATCTTGCGGTCTTCATCCCCCAGCGTCCGGCGAATCTTTCCCGGCACGCCAGCCACCAATGAGTTCGGCGGAATCACCATCTGCTCCGGAATTACCGCGCCCGCAGCGATGATGCTGCCCTTGCCGATGTGAGCGTTATTCAGAATCGTCGCGCCAATCCCCACCAACACCGCATCTTCGAGCACGCACCCATGCACGGTGGCATTGTGGCCAATCGTCACCATCTCCCCCACAATCACCGGATACAGATTCCGCATCCCGTGAAGCACGGCGCAGTCCTGCACGTTGCTCTTCGCGCCGATGCGGATGGAGTTCACATCTCCCCGCACCACGGCGTTCATCCATATACTGGCCTGCTCGCCCAGCACCACGTCGCCAATCACCTGTGCCGAGGCATCGACATAGCAACTTCCCGGCACAACCGGCGTAACTCCCTGATAGCTCCGAATCATGCAGCCAATTTTACGCCGCTACTTCGTCTCCAGCGCCTTGTCGATTGCAGCCTGCGCCAGTGGAGCCATGATGGCATAGCCCTTCGCATTCGGATGCACGCCATCGAAGCTGATGCCCGGCTTCATGCCGCCTTCAGAATCAGTGAGCGACGTGTAGTAGTCCAGGTAGGTGTATCCATGCTGTCCGCAATAGTTCTTCAGCCACGCGTTGATGGCACGGATCTTCGGAGCAGGCTCCATCCCACGCTTCCACGGATAGTCAAACGCAGGCGTAATTGAGGCCAGAATTACCTTGATGCCGTTCGCGTGCGCCAGATCGGCCATCGAGCTAAAGTTGTCCTCGGTCATCTCCGGCGTCATCGGCCCGGTGTTTCCGGCAACGTCGTTCGTCCCTGCCAGAATCAGTACTACTGCTGGATGGAGGTCGATCACATCCTGGCGAAACCGCACCACCATCTGCGGCGTTGTTTGTCCGCTGATGCCGCGGTTAATATAAGGCTTGCCCGGAAAGAAGGTGCCCGTCTCCGGCCGCCGTCCCCAGCCATCGGTAATCGAGTCGCCATAGAACACCACACGTTGCTCGCCCGCAGCCACCGGAGCCAACGCAGCATTTTCATCCCGATACCGCGCAAGGTTAGGCCAGTCCTTCAGCTTCGCCTGCATGTCGGCGATCTGTTTCGCCGTCGCGTTGTCGACTGCGGGAGCTGCCACAACAGTTGTTTGAGCAAAAACATTCGCAGTCACAAACGGCACACAAGCCAGCAAAAGGGTACGGGCCAACATCTTCATTCCATCTCTCCACATGCCTGAATTTACGTTCCGAATTTCTATGAAGCTATCAAAAACTTACGTCATCTCGACCGAAGCGCGGCGCAGTGGAGAGACCCCTGTATTTTGCTCTTGCCCTGCATGATCTCTTCCCGGGCAAGCCTTAAAACCGCCGCCAAACAAACCATTACTTCCCACCAAGCGCCTGATCGATGGCCGCCTGCACCAGCGGAGCCATCAGCGCATAGCCTTCCTTATTTGGATGAACGCCATCAATCGTGAGGTCGGCCTTCATGCCGCCGTCTGCATTCGCCAGCGCCGGGAAGAAATCGACGTAAATCAACGAATGGCTGGCGGCATACTCCTTCAGCCACGCATTTCGCGTCCGAATGATCTCCGCCGGATGCATCCCGGGATTCCAGAGAAAATGGTCCGAAGGCGTAATCGAGGTAAGGATCATCTGAATCCCATTCGCCTTCGCCAGTTCCGCGATCGACTGGTAGTTGTCCTCCGACACCTGCGGCTCCATATTCTGGGAGATATCATTCGTGCTCTCCAAAAACACGACCGCCGCCGGATGCAGATGAATCACATCCTGCCGAAACCGCACCAGCATCTGCGACGACGTCTGCCCGCCGATGCCCCGGTTGAGATAGGGCTTCCCTGGAAAAAATGGGCCACCACGCGTTCCCCAATACTCTGCCACCGATGCTCCATAGATGATCACGCGCTGCTCGCCCGCCGCCACCGGCTGCAACGCCGCATTCGCTGCGCGATAGTGCTCCAACTGAGGCCAGTCCGCCAGTTTCGACCGCATCGTGGCAACTTCTTTCGCCATATCGGTTGCAGAAGGGGCCGTAGACGCGGGAGCTTGTCCCCAGAGCACAACCGGCAAAAGAACCACAACAGAAAATACTTTGGCGAGAATACGCGTAACAGTCATCAACCAGCTCCTCAGTTCCGTGAATGGCGAGGAAAATCAGTCTTGCCGCCGACAGTGCCTCTCTGCGTCGCTGCGTTAGAGAGCACCGTTTTGTCGAATTCTAATTGGACAAGGATTTCCTTAGGACCTTGCTCATTTCACGCAAAACCCTGCATAGAGTCATGCCGGAGGATATCCGTTTATCGCGGTAAGTGTCACGCAGCCGTCATTTAAAACTCAACAACCTCTGGCCAGGAACGTGCACTGTAAATCATCGCAACCCGGGCCCTGCGAAAAATCTTTCTGCCGGAGCTTCCCCTATGCGCATCGTGTCTCCCCGCCTCGTCCTTGGCCTCTTGCTATTAGCCGCTGTTCCCGCCGCCCTTGCAGATACAGTCACCTGGGCTACCTGGAATGAACCGACGATCATCAACCCTATCGCTGGAGTCGTATCCGGAAGCATCGGCAGCGTCAACGTCACGTATGTCGGCGAACTCCAGTTCGTCAACGCTTCGAATACCGGCAAGTTTAACTACTTTCAGCCCCTGTCCACCTACGTCGGCGGAGTCGTGGGCAACGCTCCCACGGATGGCGGCATGATCGGCATCGACGGCAACAACGCCACGACCGACACTTTCACCTTCTCTACTCCGGTCAGTGGCCTTGTCTTCTCTGTGGTGAGCCTCGGCCAGTCCAGCGTCGGCACGCAATACACCTTCGACGATGGCTTCAGTATCGTCGCCTGCGGCGGAAACATCGTCTACGGCGGCGGCTGCATCACCCAGAGTGGAGACACCATGATTGGCCATGAGGGAGACGGAACCATCGTCTTCTCTGGAGGGCCCATCACTTCGCTCTCTTTTACCTCTGCGAATCCCGAATACTGGAACGGCTTCACGATTGGCCTTCTACCGCAACAAACAACTCCAACACCCGAGCCTGGGACGATTACCCTTCTCGGAACCGGCGTTCTGGGTCTGATCGGCGTCGCCCGCCGCAAATTCCTGGCCTGATCCATCAATCGCGCATTAAAGAACTGACGGCTACAGTTTAGCGACTGTAGCCGTCGGTTCTTTGCAGGTAGGGCACACCTACCTTTGCATCGGCATAGTCGGCATTGCCACTGTAGCCGTCGGTTCTTTGCAGGTAGGCACACCACGTATGCGGTAGCCCTGACAGGCGCTCTCTTTAGGGATGGGGGTTCGATCTTCGGTACCCTGCATATCTTCAGGGCTCGCACTCTTGTATTTTGGAGAGTGATGCAACGCGGAATCTCTACACACGTTTTTCTTCAGCAACGCCTGCACTCCGGCCTGCTCGACGCCATGCAAAAAGGTGGCGCCCAGGCCATCGAAGTCTTCGCCGTCCGCCACCACTTCGACTATGCCGACCGCTCCATCGTCCGCGACCTCGCCGCCTGGTTTCGCTCGAACGATGTCGCCGCCACGCTGCACCAGCCTCTCTACGCCGATGCTGAGTGGAGCCGCCACGTCGCTCCCACGCTCAACCTCATCGATCCCGAAAAGTCGCGCCGCATCGACGCCATGGACGAGGTCAAGCGCGCCATCGAGTCAGCCGAGCAGATCCCCTTCCGCGCCATCACCCTTCACCTCGGCCTCAAGGACGAGCCGTGGAACAACCGCGCCCTCGAAAACTCCCTCACCGCCATCGAGCACCTCAAGGCATTCGCCCATCCTCTCGGCGTAAAGATCCTGCTCGAAAATCTGCAAAATGAAGTCACCACCCCCGAGCATTTGTTAGAGATCCTCCGCGTAGGCCACTTCGACAACATAGGCATCACCCTCGACGTAGGCCACGCACACCTGAGCGACGGCGGCATCGACGCAGCCTTCGAGCTGCTCAAGCCCCGCATCGCAGAGCTTCACCTGCACGACAATCAAGGCACCAAAGACGACCACCTCTGGCCCGGCTCCGGCAAGATCGACTGGAAGAACGTGGCCAAACATATCGCCACGCTGCCGCCGACTACATCAGGCATTCTCGAAATCGCCCACGATCTCGAAGAGACCGCCGAGAGCGTAACAAAGAAGGCGACTGACTCATGGAGACTTCTCGATCAGACGTTTTAGTCTTGGAATTAGCCACCTGATCTCTGGCATCATCTCTTCGATTCCCGTTCGCGGGTAAGATGGAAAGTCATGAACCGTCGCCAGTTTAGCCAATTGATTGCCGCAGCGGGTGTTGCGCAGGTGCTTCCTCGCTCTCAGGCCCAGGCCCCATCCTCTTCACAAGGGTTTCGCTTTTCTGTCCAGCTCTGGACCATCGAAAAGCAGGCCCCTTTCGATCGCTGTCTTGAAATCGTCGCTGCCGCCGGCTACGAAGGCGTCGAGTTGATCGGCGAATTTCGTAAGTGGTCCGCCGACGAAACTCGTCGCATCATGGCAAAGATGTCCTCGCTGCATCTCCACTTCGACATGATCAGTGGCGTCAAATCAGGATTTGCCGATCCAAACGGAACGAAGGATTTTCTCGCCGATTTGAAGACACAATTCGAATTTGCAAAAGCTCTTCAAAGCCCGCAGATCAACCTCAAGTCCGGCCCAAGCATCGACGGCCTGTCCCCTGAGGCTCAATACGCGGCGAGTGTCGAGAACCTGAAGCGTGCTGCCGATCTTGCCGCGGCCAACAACATTCAGTTCGTCCTCGAACCTATCGATCCCATCGAAAACCCAACGATGTATATGAAAAGCGTCAGCCAGGGATTTGCGATTGTTCGCGAGGTGGCAAGCCCGCACGTCAAAGTGTTGTACGACTTCTACCACGAGCAGCGCGCCGCCGGAAACCTCATCGAGAAGCTCGAGCAGAACATCGATCTCGTCGGCCTCGTCCACATCGCCGATGTGCCCAATCGCAACCAACCCGGTACAGGCGAGATCGACTACAACAATATCTACAAAAAACTCGCGCAGCTAAAGTACGACAAATTTATTGCGATGGAGTTCTTTCCGACAGGCGATCTCCTCACCATATTGAAGGCAGCGAGGCTACAGGCCTTGCAGGCGCAGGCTTCCATAACTAAATAAAGCTGAGCTTATTGCAAATGGAGAGTATATGAATTTCCTCGCTAAATTTGTGACTGCTGCAGCGCTTTTTACTCTTGTTCTGGGAACGAATGCACAGACACTTCGAGTAAAGATCATTAGCGGTAAGACTGGAAAACCTGTAGCTAACGAACACGTCAACTTTTTCAGAAATGGAGACTTTGCCGATCTGATGGGAAGCCACAACATTCGTGGATTTACAACGGATGGAAATGGCGTAATTACAGTGGCAGAGATTGCTGCGGATACTCAAACTGTCGGTGTTTCTGTTGATTGGCATCGTGCATGCTCCAAGCATTACCAATGGTTTTCGCTTCATCAGATATTTTTCACTGGCGTTGCTAGCGAAAACTCTTGTAAGTCGAGAATCAGACAAGAAGCGGCTCCCGGAACTCTCATCTTTTACGTCCGCCCTGAAACATTCTTCGAGAAAATGGCGCATTAAGATGCCGATCAAAATCTTCGACGGACACAACGACGTTGTTCAGCACCTCCGCGAGTACCGCCCGGACGGCATCGACTTTCTCGAGCGCTCCACCGGCCATCTCGATCTTCCTCGCGCCGAGGCTGGCGGCATGTTCGGCGGCTTCTTCGCGCTCGGTGTCTTTGCAAAATACAACGCCGAACAAGACCTCACCGTCACCGAAACCGGCTACGAAGTCCGCATGGCCGAGCCGCTCGACCGCTTAAGCACCTACAAAGAGATTGCTCTCCAACTCGCCGCGCTAAGATCTGTTGAACAGCGCTCCCTCGGCAAAATCCGCATCGCTACCACCGTCGACCAGATCGAGCAGGCCCGCCGCGAAGATGCCTTCGCCATCCTGCTCCACATGGAAGGCGCAGACGCCATCGGCCCCGAACTCGGCGAACTCAGCGAGCTCTATCGCTCCGGCCTGCGCTCGCTCGGCCTCGTCTGGAGCCGCCCCAACATCTTCGGCCACGGCGTCCCCTTTGCCTATCCGCGCTCGCCCGACACCGGTCCCGGCCTCACGCCTGCCGGAAAAAATCTAGTTCGCGAGTGCAACCGTCTCGGCATCATGCTCGACCTCGCCCATCTCAACGAGCGCGGCTTCTGGGACGTCGCCGCCCTCAGCACATCGCCGCTCGTCGTCACCCACACCTGCGTCCACGCCATCTGCCCCACGGCCCGCAACCTCACCGATCGCCAGATCGCCGCCATCCGCGCATCGAACGGTGTCGTCGGCATGAACTTCTCCGTCGGCGACGTCCGCCCCGACGGCCACCGCAATCCAGACACGCCGCTCACCCTCGTCGCCGAACACATCGCCTACCTCGTCGACCGTCTCGGCATCGACCGCGTCGCCATCGGCTCCGACTTCGACGGCGCCACCATCCCCGCGCCCATCGGCGACGCCAGCGGCCTCCCTCACCTCATCGACGCGCTGCGCCAGCATGGCTTCGACGACGCCTCCCTCGAAAAAATAGCCTCCGAAAACTGGATGCGCGTCCTCCGCCTCACCCTCCGCCAGTAGCCAGCAAGCGCGTAAACTGATAGCTCCATGGAACCGAATGCCACAACCCCGACCGTAGCCACCATCGCCTCTCTCTCGCAGCACGAAGGCCAGACCGTCACTCTGCGCGGCTGGCTCTACAACCTGCGCGCCTCGGGCAAGCTCCTCTTCCCCATCTTCCGCGACGGCACCGGAACCATCCAGGGCATCGTCCCCAGGGCCGCCGTTCCCGAAGAAGTCTTCGAGACGCTCAAGAATCTCACGCTCGAATCCAGCCTCACCGTCACCGGCAAAGTCCGCGCCGACAGCCGCGCCCCCTCGGGCTACGAGCTCGATGTCGAGAACGTCGAAGTCGTCCAGCGCGTCCCCGACGAAACCCCCTTCCCCATCTCGCTCAAAGAGCACGGCGTCGACTTCCTCATGGAGCACCGCCACCTCTGGCTGCGCACCCCGCGCCAGTCGGCCATCCTGCGCGTCCGCGCCACCATCATGCGCGCAGCTTCGGAATACTTCGACACCAACGGCTTCATCCGCACCGACCCACCGATTCTCACGCCGAACGCCTGCGAAGGCACCAGCGAATTATTCGAGATGGACTACTTCGACAACGGCAAGGCCTACCTCACCCAGTCCGGCCAGCTCTACATCGAAGCCACCGCGCTCGCTCTCGGCAAGGTCTACAGCTTCGGCCCGACGTTTCGCGCCGAAAAATCCAAGACCCGCCGCCACCTCACCGAGTTCTGGATGATCGAGCCCGAGGTAGCCTACGCCGGCCTCGACGACATCATGGACCTCGCCGAAGCCTTCATCACCCACATCGTCACCCGCGTGCTCGAGTCGCACCGCGCCGACCTCAAAGTCATAGGCCGCGACGTATCCAAACTCGAACCGATCATCGCCTCCTCTGAACACTCAACCAATCAAAATGCTGTCATTCTGAGCGAAGCGAAGAACCCCCGCATCTCGCCCGAAGCACCCCAAACATCAACCGCAGCCGAAGCGCCCATTCCCGCCCCAACTGGCGTCGAAGGCGCGTCCGCCGCCCGCAGCGCTTTCCCCCGCCTCAGCTACGACGAAGCCCACGCCATGCTCGAAAAAGCCTACGCGGAAGGCAAGCTCGAAAACCCGCACCAGTACGGCGACGATTTCGGCTCCCCCGACGAGACCTACATCTCCAGCCAGTTCGACCGCCCCGTCATGGTCCATCGCTACCCTGCCGCCATCAAGGCGTTCTATATGCAGCCCGACCCAGCCGATCCCACCAAGGCCCTCTGCGTCGACGTCCTCGCCCCCGAGGGCTACGGCGAAATCATCGGCGGCTCGCAGCGCGTCGACAGCTACGATCTATTGAAGTCCCGCATCGAAGAGCACAATCTCCCTCTCGCCGCCTTCCAGTGGTACCTCGACCTGCGCCAATACGGCAGCGTCCCACACGCCGGATTCGGCATGGGCATCGAGCGAGTCGTAGCCTGGCTCTGCGGCCTAGACCACGTCCGCGAAACCATCCCCTTCGCTCGGACCCTCAACCGAATTTACCCATAGATGACTAGGCAAATTTCGCTGCTTTTCGGCACGATACGATGCGATTTTCCTGCTCCTGTTATGATTCTGCACTGTATGCCTGGAGTATGGGAATTGCGTAAAGTCCTCTTTGTCTCTCTTTTCTTTTCTGCTTTGATAGGTTGCAGCGGGCCCCAGTTTCAAGGCTCTCTCTCTAATCGCGATGGCAATGGTGGCGGTCCTATTGCACCAGCAGGCCAACCGCAAGTCACGTCGGTAAGCCCTGCCACAGCCGTGGCGGGAGGCGGCTCCTTCACGCTTACTGTGACGGGACTGAACTTCGCTCCGACCACGGCGGTGCTCTGGGACGACAACACAAGCCTGACGACGACTTATGTCTCTCCCACCGTCTTGCGCGCGCTGGTTCCGGCTTCGTTGATCGGCCGTCCGGACACGGTCACCATCACGCCATCGCCCCTAGTTTCCATCAACTACAGCGCCAACTTCACCGTCACCTCTGCGCCTTTGACAGGTAATCCTTCCCTCTCCGCGGCCATGGTTCCGGTTCAGGCGAACGATATCGCGTGGAATCCGGCGAACCAGCAGTTCTATCTCTCGGTGGCAAGCGGAAACGGAAGCAATGCGAACACCATCACAGCTCTCGATGCTCAGACTGGCGGGCTCGGTGCCTCCGTCTCTACAGGCAGTCAGCCAGATACGCTTGCCATTTCTACCGATGGCACGTACCTCTACGCTGGCTTGAATGATGCAGGCAGTGTTCATCGGTACACACTGCCCGCTTTGCAATCTGACATCGACATCCCTCTAGGATCAGAGACCGACGGAAGCTACTATGCAATCGATGTGGCGGTTCTGCCGGGAAGTCCTCACTCTGTAGCGATTTCTCGCGGAATCCAGAGCGTCAATCCTCATGAACAGGGGGGTGTCCTCGTCTACGATGACGCAGTCGCGCGTGCCCAATCTGTTCCCGGGTATACCTTCGGAAAGGGTCCCATCGACTCACTTCTTTGGAACCCGAACGGACAGGGCCTTTATGGCATCGACACCGAGCTCGGGTCTGGTCTTTACGTCATGTCGGTCAATCCAGCGGGCGTCCAACTCCAGACGCAGATCAGCGCTGTCGGATCGGCGCTCGGCAACCATCTCCACTTCGATTCGACCACCGGGTATATTTACACCGACTCTGGCAAAGTCATCGATCCTGCGACGAATTCCATCGTCGGAACCTTTCCCCTCACTGCCGTTCAGGGAGTATTTAACGGATCCACCATCATGGTGCCGGATGGCAAACTGAATATCGCCTATTTTCTCGGTCAATCGATCAGCGGCGGAGGCTATGTCATCGAGGCTTTCGATCTCACCAACTTCACACTGCTCGGTTCAACCTCTGTAACGAACATCTCAGGAACCCCTTCCAGGATAATTCGATGGGGCAACAATGGGCTGGCGTTTTTGACCGGCAACGCGTCCGGCGCAGGCGTCTATCTGCTCAGCGGAGGCTTCGTCACCTCTCCCGCACCGTAGAGCTGTACCCAGTATGCCCGGCCGTCGAAACATGACAAACTACCCGGAAGAGCGTCTCATAGAGTTGGAGAAGTAATCCCCTCAACC
It encodes:
- a CDS encoding gamma carbonic anhydrase family protein; protein product: MIRSYQGVTPVVPGSCYVDASAQVIGDVVLGEQASIWMNAVVRGDVNSIRIGAKSNVQDCAVLHGMRNLYPVIVGEMVTIGHNATVHGCVLEDAVLVGIGATILNNAHIGKGSIIAAGAVIPEQMVIPPNSLVAGVPGKIRRTLGDEDRKMILKYAQNYLDYTAIYLAEK
- a CDS encoding SGNH/GDSL hydrolase family protein, which gives rise to MKMLARTLLLACVPFVTANVFAQTTVVAAPAVDNATAKQIADMQAKLKDWPNLARYRDENAALAPVAAGEQRVVFYGDSITDGWGRRPETGTFFPGKPYINRGISGQTTPQMVVRFRQDVIDLHPAVVLILAGTNDVAGNTGPMTPEMTEDNFSSMADLAHANGIKVILASITPAFDYPWKRGMEPAPKIRAINAWLKNYCGQHGYTYLDYYTSLTDSEGGMKPGISFDGVHPNAKGYAIMAPLAQAAIDKALETK
- a CDS encoding GDSL-type esterase/lipase family protein encodes the protein MTVTRILAKVFSVVVLLPVVLWGQAPASTAPSATDMAKEVATMRSKLADWPQLEHYRAANAALQPVAAGEQRVIIYGASVAEYWGTRGGPFFPGKPYLNRGIGGQTSSQMLVRFRQDVIHLHPAAVVFLESTNDISQNMEPQVSEDNYQSIAELAKANGIQMILTSITPSDHFLWNPGMHPAEIIRTRNAWLKEYAASHSLIYVDFFPALANADGGMKADLTIDGVHPNKEGYALMAPLVQAAIDQALGGK
- a CDS encoding PEP-CTERM sorting domain-containing protein — translated: MRIVSPRLVLGLLLLAAVPAALADTVTWATWNEPTIINPIAGVVSGSIGSVNVTYVGELQFVNASNTGKFNYFQPLSTYVGGVVGNAPTDGGMIGIDGNNATTDTFTFSTPVSGLVFSVVSLGQSSVGTQYTFDDGFSIVACGGNIVYGGGCITQSGDTMIGHEGDGTIVFSGGPITSLSFTSANPEYWNGFTIGLLPQQTTPTPEPGTITLLGTGVLGLIGVARRKFLA
- a CDS encoding sugar phosphate isomerase/epimerase, producing the protein MQRGISTHVFLQQRLHSGLLDAMQKGGAQAIEVFAVRHHFDYADRSIVRDLAAWFRSNDVAATLHQPLYADAEWSRHVAPTLNLIDPEKSRRIDAMDEVKRAIESAEQIPFRAITLHLGLKDEPWNNRALENSLTAIEHLKAFAHPLGVKILLENLQNEVTTPEHLLEILRVGHFDNIGITLDVGHAHLSDGGIDAAFELLKPRIAELHLHDNQGTKDDHLWPGSGKIDWKNVAKHIATLPPTTSGILEIAHDLEETAESVTKKATDSWRLLDQTF
- a CDS encoding TIM barrel protein, yielding MNRRQFSQLIAAAGVAQVLPRSQAQAPSSSQGFRFSVQLWTIEKQAPFDRCLEIVAAAGYEGVELIGEFRKWSADETRRIMAKMSSLHLHFDMISGVKSGFADPNGTKDFLADLKTQFEFAKALQSPQINLKSGPSIDGLSPEAQYAASVENLKRAADLAAANNIQFVLEPIDPIENPTMYMKSVSQGFAIVREVASPHVKVLYDFYHEQRAAGNLIEKLEQNIDLVGLVHIADVPNRNQPGTGEIDYNNIYKKLAQLKYDKFIAMEFFPTGDLLTILKAARLQALQAQASITK
- a CDS encoding dipeptidase, translating into MPIKIFDGHNDVVQHLREYRPDGIDFLERSTGHLDLPRAEAGGMFGGFFALGVFAKYNAEQDLTVTETGYEVRMAEPLDRLSTYKEIALQLAALRSVEQRSLGKIRIATTVDQIEQARREDAFAILLHMEGADAIGPELGELSELYRSGLRSLGLVWSRPNIFGHGVPFAYPRSPDTGPGLTPAGKNLVRECNRLGIMLDLAHLNERGFWDVAALSTSPLVVTHTCVHAICPTARNLTDRQIAAIRASNGVVGMNFSVGDVRPDGHRNPDTPLTLVAEHIAYLVDRLGIDRVAIGSDFDGATIPAPIGDASGLPHLIDALRQHGFDDASLEKIASENWMRVLRLTLRQ
- a CDS encoding asparagine--tRNA ligase, which translates into the protein MEPNATTPTVATIASLSQHEGQTVTLRGWLYNLRASGKLLFPIFRDGTGTIQGIVPRAAVPEEVFETLKNLTLESSLTVTGKVRADSRAPSGYELDVENVEVVQRVPDETPFPISLKEHGVDFLMEHRHLWLRTPRQSAILRVRATIMRAASEYFDTNGFIRTDPPILTPNACEGTSELFEMDYFDNGKAYLTQSGQLYIEATALALGKVYSFGPTFRAEKSKTRRHLTEFWMIEPEVAYAGLDDIMDLAEAFITHIVTRVLESHRADLKVIGRDVSKLEPIIASSEHSTNQNAVILSEAKNPRISPEAPQTSTAAEAPIPAPTGVEGASAARSAFPRLSYDEAHAMLEKAYAEGKLENPHQYGDDFGSPDETYISSQFDRPVMVHRYPAAIKAFYMQPDPADPTKALCVDVLAPEGYGEIIGGSQRVDSYDLLKSRIEEHNLPLAAFQWYLDLRQYGSVPHAGFGMGIERVVAWLCGLDHVRETIPFARTLNRIYP
- a CDS encoding IPT/TIG domain-containing protein yields the protein MPGVWELRKVLFVSLFFSALIGCSGPQFQGSLSNRDGNGGGPIAPAGQPQVTSVSPATAVAGGGSFTLTVTGLNFAPTTAVLWDDNTSLTTTYVSPTVLRALVPASLIGRPDTVTITPSPLVSINYSANFTVTSAPLTGNPSLSAAMVPVQANDIAWNPANQQFYLSVASGNGSNANTITALDAQTGGLGASVSTGSQPDTLAISTDGTYLYAGLNDAGSVHRYTLPALQSDIDIPLGSETDGSYYAIDVAVLPGSPHSVAISRGIQSVNPHEQGGVLVYDDAVARAQSVPGYTFGKGPIDSLLWNPNGQGLYGIDTELGSGLYVMSVNPAGVQLQTQISAVGSALGNHLHFDSTTGYIYTDSGKVIDPATNSIVGTFPLTAVQGVFNGSTIMVPDGKLNIAYFLGQSISGGGYVIEAFDLTNFTLLGSTSVTNISGTPSRIIRWGNNGLAFLTGNASGAGVYLLSGGFVTSPAP